Proteins encoded together in one Cicer arietinum cultivar CDC Frontier isolate Library 1 chromosome 4, Cicar.CDCFrontier_v2.0, whole genome shotgun sequence window:
- the LOC101493397 gene encoding uncharacterized protein, translating into MEICSYWAKLLIQLNKPPVQPKRASKPPTLEGSCEDSCPLKSLNTVQTKTGKVIQGKPEWNVLVTNNCICSQSQIKLACKGFQSVQKIDPLILSKNGDNCLLSNGHILVDSDREAFTYAWDTPYLFIPISSITGPPCNRH; encoded by the exons atggagatatgcagTTATTGGGCGAAgctattg atcCAATTAAATAAACCACCCGTACAGCCAAAAAGAGCCAGCAAACCTCCAACATTGGAGg GATCATGTGAAGACTCATGTCCATTGAAAAGTCTTAATACTGTCCAAACAAAAACTGGAAAAGTAATACAAGGCAAGCCTGAATGGAATGTGTTGGTAACAAACAACTGCATTTGTTCACAAAGTCAAATAAAGTTGGCTTGTAAAGGGTTTCAGAGTGTGCAAAAGATCGACCCTTTAATTCTATCCAAAAATGGCGATAATTGCCTCTTATCAAATGGACACATCTTAGTGGATTCTGATCGTGAGGCATTTACGTATGCATGGGATACACCATATCTTTTTATTCCTATAAGCTCTATTACAGGTCCTCCTTGTAACCGACATTAG
- the LOC101493721 gene encoding TPD1 protein homolog 1-like, which produces MERTLNLKCLISFLFLTFVIKGSCNDSCPLKSLNIVQTKTGKVIQGKPEWNVLVTNNCICSQSQIKLACKGFQSVQAIDPLILSKNGDNCLLSNGHVLIDSDSEAFTYAWDTRYPFIPISSTTGPPCNRH; this is translated from the exons ATGGAAAGGACTCTCAACCTCAAGTGTCTTATTTCTTTCCTCTTCCTTACTTTTGTCATCAAAG gatCATGTAATGACTCATGTCCATTGAAAAGTCTTAATATTGTTCAAACAAAAACTGGAAAAGTAATACAAGGCAAGCCTGAATGGAATGTGTTGGTGACTAACAACTGCATTTGTTCACAAAGTCAAATAAAGTTGGCTTGTAAAGGATTTCAGAGTGTGCAAGCAATCGACCCTTTAATTCTATCAAAGAATGGCGATAATTGTCTCTTATCAAATGGACACGTCTTAATAGATTCTGATAGTGAAGCATTTACATATGCATGGGACACACGATATCCTTTTATTCCTATAAGCTCTACTACAGGTCCTCCTTGTAACCGACATTAA